A genome region from Nocardia sp. NBC_00565 includes the following:
- a CDS encoding class I SAM-dependent methyltransferase: MTESDAVTQFDPAKIDFEQAYQDKTLIEGVDMGRLPWDIGRPQPVLVEFEQAGGVNGQVLDIGCGPGDNAIYLAGLGYQVAGLDAAPTAIEEARARAAARGAAVPFSIADATRLDGYDDRFDTVISSALFHCLAPEQRRDHVAALHRVMRPGARLLQCCFADTDHSAAYAPYAIGEDELRTCFAAPGWSLNALRIDRMVTITPPPPVRKILAERGFEPESAATGALLLPIWVLQAQRV, from the coding sequence ATGACCGAGAGTGATGCAGTAACGCAGTTCGATCCGGCGAAGATTGATTTCGAACAGGCCTATCAGGACAAGACCCTCATCGAGGGCGTCGATATGGGCCGATTGCCGTGGGATATCGGCAGACCCCAGCCGGTGCTGGTCGAGTTCGAGCAGGCGGGCGGCGTCAATGGGCAGGTGCTCGACATCGGGTGTGGGCCGGGAGATAACGCCATCTATCTGGCGGGCCTGGGCTATCAGGTGGCCGGATTGGACGCCGCGCCCACTGCCATCGAGGAGGCGCGCGCTCGCGCCGCGGCACGCGGTGCGGCCGTACCGTTCTCCATCGCCGACGCCACCCGACTCGACGGATATGACGATCGCTTCGACACCGTCATCAGCAGCGCCCTGTTCCACTGCCTCGCGCCCGAGCAGCGCCGCGATCACGTCGCCGCATTGCACCGCGTGATGCGTCCCGGTGCCCGGCTCTTGCAGTGCTGTTTCGCCGATACCGACCACAGTGCGGCCTACGCCCCATACGCGATCGGCGAAGACGAACTGCGCACTTGCTTCGCCGCACCCGGATGGTCGCTGAACGCGCTGCGGATCGACCGGATGGTGACGATCACTCCACCGCCGCCGGTGCGAAAGATCTTGGCGGAGCGCGGATTCGAACCCGAGTCCGCTGCGACGGGCGCGCTGTTGCTGCCGATCTGGGTGCTGCAGGCCCAGCGCGTCTGA
- a CDS encoding response regulator — MAATDLTVLVVDDDFRVANLHAGIVESIAGFTIAGTANTLAAARELNAANVIDLALVDVYLPDGSGVDLVRELHCDAMVLSAATESATVRSAFAAGALAYLVKPFPHTMLAARLAGYARYRRTLTAPQIDNAGIEAALQALRPTSAPAAAASVIASPTKDLVLHTILEATAPLSAAEVATAIGISRATAQRYLATLVAAGTVQMRLRYGTTGRPEQEYTAAARR; from the coding sequence ATGGCCGCAACAGATCTGACCGTGCTGGTGGTCGACGACGACTTCCGGGTGGCCAACCTGCACGCCGGAATCGTCGAATCCATTGCGGGTTTCACGATCGCGGGCACCGCCAATACCCTGGCCGCCGCGCGGGAACTCAACGCCGCCAACGTGATCGACCTGGCGCTGGTCGATGTCTACCTGCCCGACGGTTCCGGCGTCGACCTCGTCCGTGAACTGCACTGCGACGCCATGGTGCTGTCCGCGGCCACCGAAAGCGCCACGGTTCGATCGGCATTCGCCGCGGGCGCGCTCGCCTACCTCGTGAAACCCTTCCCGCACACGATGCTGGCCGCCCGCCTCGCCGGATATGCCCGCTACCGCCGCACCCTGACCGCACCCCAGATCGATAACGCGGGCATCGAAGCCGCCCTCCAGGCGCTGCGCCCGACCTCCGCCCCCGCCGCCGCGGCCAGTGTCATCGCCTCCCCCACCAAAGACCTTGTCCTGCACACCATCCTCGAAGCCACCGCACCTTTGTCGGCCGCCGAGGTGGCCACCGCCATCGGCATCTCCCGCGCCACCGCCCAGCGCTACCTGGCCACCCTCGTCGCCGCGGGCACCGTCCAGATGCGCCTGCGCTACGGCACCACCGGCCGCCCGGAACAGGAGTACACGGCCGCGGCGCGCCGATAA
- a CDS encoding Gfo/Idh/MocA family protein, with protein MSSLQVAIVGYGLAGSVFHAPLIAAQPRMRVATVVTASAERAEQARREHPGVRVVASADELFADIAAIDLVVIATPNRTHAPLARQALDAGLPVVVDKPFTVNAAEGEDLIARAEQAGVALSVFQNRRWDGDFRTVRQLISDGRLGEVRRFESRFERWRPVPKGGWREIGSVDEGAGLLFDLGSHLIDQAVTLFGPVHSVYGELDRRRPGIQTDDDAFVALTHTCGVRSHLWMSAVTPQLGPRLRVLGSEAGYVTYGLDPQEDALRAGRRPDDGDGPWGTVESERWGLLGAEPEIGPFPTLAGDYPAFYSAMAAAILDGAPVPVDPRDAVTTLRLLDAARRSAALGEIVTV; from the coding sequence ATGAGCAGCCTGCAGGTCGCCATTGTCGGATACGGCTTGGCCGGGTCGGTCTTCCACGCGCCGTTGATCGCCGCGCAGCCGCGGATGCGGGTGGCGACGGTGGTCACGGCATCGGCCGAGCGCGCCGAGCAGGCGCGGCGCGAACATCCCGGAGTACGGGTCGTCGCGAGCGCGGACGAGTTGTTCGCCGATATCGCGGCGATCGATCTGGTGGTGATCGCGACGCCGAATCGGACGCACGCACCCCTCGCCCGGCAGGCCTTGGACGCCGGACTGCCGGTGGTCGTCGACAAGCCGTTCACGGTGAATGCGGCCGAGGGCGAGGATCTGATCGCACGGGCCGAGCAAGCCGGGGTGGCGCTGTCGGTGTTCCAGAATCGGCGCTGGGACGGCGATTTCCGGACCGTACGGCAACTGATCTCGGACGGCCGACTCGGTGAGGTGCGGCGGTTCGAATCCCGGTTCGAGCGGTGGCGGCCGGTGCCCAAGGGTGGCTGGCGCGAGATCGGCTCCGTGGATGAGGGGGCCGGTCTGCTGTTCGACCTCGGCAGCCATTTGATCGACCAGGCGGTGACGCTGTTCGGTCCGGTGCACTCGGTCTACGGCGAATTGGATCGGCGACGGCCGGGAATCCAGACCGATGACGACGCCTTCGTCGCACTCACCCACACCTGCGGCGTGCGGTCGCACTTATGGATGAGCGCGGTGACACCACAGCTGGGGCCGCGGTTGCGGGTGCTCGGTTCCGAAGCCGGTTATGTCACTTATGGATTGGATCCGCAGGAGGATGCGCTGCGGGCCGGTCGCCGACCCGATGACGGTGACGGGCCTTGGGGCACAGTCGAATCCGAACGGTGGGGCCTGCTGGGCGCGGAACCCGAGATCGGCCCCTTCCCGACGCTCGCGGGCGACTATCCGGCGTTCTACTCCGCCATGGCCGCCGCGATTCTCGACGGCGCGCCCGTTCCCGTCGACCCGCGCGACGCCGTGACCACGCTGCGATTGCTCGACGCCGCGCGTCGATCGGCGGCCCTCGGCGAGATCGTCACTGTGTGA
- a CDS encoding M50 family metallopeptidase codes for MHTAEFVERGASIADRLTTTQAAPPWWLVVATGVAALILVGYSPLWRITRNVVTIAHEGGHALFALLTGRRLNSITLHSDTSGLTVSSGKPYGLGMILTAMAGYPSPPLLGLVFAALLGANRITLMLWTAIVLLAAVLIKVRNFYGLLTVFGLGAIVFAVSWFGTDTVQAGFAYLGAWFLLLAGTRPVVELQRGRARRSRMPQGADSDADQLARLTHLPALLWVLVFGAIAVAALVGGALLLSEAAGVCIPNVSEATCTTPALVTK; via the coding sequence GTGCATACAGCGGAATTCGTCGAGCGCGGCGCGTCCATCGCGGACCGGCTCACCACAACCCAGGCAGCGCCGCCATGGTGGTTGGTCGTCGCGACCGGAGTAGCGGCGCTGATTCTGGTCGGATACAGCCCGCTGTGGCGGATCACCCGCAATGTGGTCACCATCGCGCACGAGGGCGGCCACGCGCTGTTCGCGCTGCTGACCGGTCGCCGGCTGAACAGCATCACGCTGCATTCGGACACCTCCGGCCTGACGGTATCGAGCGGTAAGCCCTACGGCCTCGGCATGATTCTGACCGCGATGGCCGGCTATCCATCGCCACCGCTGCTCGGTCTGGTCTTCGCCGCGCTGCTCGGCGCGAACCGGATCACCCTGATGCTCTGGACCGCGATCGTCCTGCTCGCCGCCGTCCTGATCAAGGTGCGCAATTTCTACGGGCTGCTGACGGTATTCGGCTTGGGCGCCATCGTCTTCGCGGTGTCCTGGTTCGGGACCGATACGGTGCAGGCGGGTTTCGCCTACCTGGGCGCGTGGTTCCTGCTGCTGGCGGGCACCCGGCCGGTCGTCGAGTTGCAGCGCGGGCGGGCCCGGCGCTCGAGAATGCCGCAGGGCGCGGACTCCGACGCCGATCAGCTGGCGCGACTCACCCATTTGCCCGCACTGCTGTGGGTGCTGGTATTCGGCGCGATCGCCGTCGCCGCGCTGGTCGGCGGGGCACTACTGCTGTCGGAGGCCGCGGGCGTCTGCATTCCCAATGTCTCCGAGGCCACCTGCACCACACCGGCTTTGGTCACCAAGTAG
- a CDS encoding sensor histidine kinase: MARVGTARRGATGHLRLRTQVLLLQIVIITLALGVAFAVFGYVSDRRLNDQYGQRALAIARTIAADPVVREEVARYAPGTVTPEQHDQLAAGPLERIAIDTTQRTGALFVVITDDVGIRLAHPDAARLTEHVSTDPSGALAGREVIVEELGTLGPSVRAKVPVVQPYSEQIVGAVSVGISTTAIRGQLLSDLQTAALLIAAALLVGIAGSALLARRWRGLTLGLEPAELAELVQGQAAVLHGIGRGVLAVDSSWHTTFVNDEARRLLGISADIGRPVDEIGLTPRVLEVFRALDEQPTPATIGSHIVVVAARPVTRDGRDLGAVLTVRDRTDVEALTRQLDAVQSMSTVLRAQRHEFSNKMHLLSGLLHGGRTEEASHVIDELIGAGPLGAATPGIDAIHDAYLQAFLAAKAAHSRESGVELVLGPNTWVDGNLAEPVDVTTVLGNLLDNAIEAARVSDNSTKQVEVELVQEDSTLHIAVADSGDGVVPEMIDTLFTEGTSTREDRGVPGGRGVGLALIRQIARAHGGDVHLASARSGSPPLTGAEFIARIPGVLVDSEMPWPQQI, encoded by the coding sequence ATGGCCAGAGTGGGCACAGCACGACGAGGCGCGACCGGACACCTCCGGCTGCGTACCCAAGTGCTGTTGCTGCAGATCGTGATCATCACGCTGGCCCTCGGCGTCGCGTTCGCGGTATTCGGCTATGTCAGCGATCGACGGCTCAACGATCAGTACGGGCAGCGTGCGCTGGCCATCGCGCGGACCATCGCGGCCGATCCGGTGGTGCGCGAGGAGGTCGCTCGGTACGCGCCGGGCACGGTGACACCCGAGCAGCACGATCAGCTCGCCGCCGGGCCGCTGGAACGGATCGCGATCGATACGACACAGCGCACCGGGGCGTTGTTCGTGGTGATCACCGACGATGTGGGGATCCGGCTGGCGCACCCGGATGCGGCGCGGCTGACCGAGCATGTGAGCACGGATCCGTCGGGGGCGCTGGCGGGCCGGGAGGTGATCGTCGAGGAGCTCGGCACACTCGGCCCCTCGGTACGTGCGAAAGTTCCTGTCGTGCAACCCTATTCGGAACAGATTGTGGGCGCGGTGAGCGTCGGCATCTCCACGACCGCGATTCGCGGGCAGTTGCTCTCCGATCTGCAGACCGCCGCGCTGTTGATCGCCGCGGCACTGTTGGTCGGCATCGCCGGATCGGCGCTACTGGCGCGCCGCTGGCGCGGGTTGACGCTCGGACTCGAGCCCGCCGAACTGGCCGAACTCGTCCAAGGTCAGGCCGCAGTGCTGCACGGCATCGGCCGTGGTGTGCTCGCCGTCGATTCCTCTTGGCACACAACGTTTGTCAATGATGAGGCGCGGCGGCTGCTGGGGATCAGCGCGGATATCGGCAGGCCGGTCGACGAGATCGGTTTGACGCCACGGGTGTTGGAGGTTTTCCGTGCGCTCGACGAACAACCGACACCCGCCACCATCGGCTCGCATATCGTGGTGGTCGCGGCCCGGCCGGTCACCCGCGACGGTCGCGATCTCGGCGCGGTGCTCACTGTGCGCGATCGCACCGATGTGGAGGCGCTGACCCGCCAACTCGACGCCGTGCAGTCGATGAGCACCGTGCTGCGCGCCCAGCGCCACGAATTTTCCAATAAGATGCACCTACTCAGCGGGCTGCTACACGGTGGACGCACGGAAGAGGCGTCCCATGTGATCGATGAGCTGATCGGCGCGGGACCACTCGGCGCGGCGACGCCCGGGATCGACGCGATCCACGATGCGTATCTGCAGGCGTTCCTCGCGGCGAAGGCGGCGCATTCGCGGGAGAGCGGCGTGGAACTCGTGCTCGGACCCAATACCTGGGTGGACGGCAATCTCGCCGAACCCGTCGATGTCACCACGGTGCTCGGCAATCTGCTCGACAATGCCATCGAGGCGGCGCGGGTCTCCGACAATTCCACCAAGCAGGTGGAAGTCGAACTGGTGCAGGAGGATTCGACGCTGCACATCGCGGTGGCGGACAGCGGTGACGGAGTCGTACCCGAGATGATCGACACGCTGTTCACCGAGGGCACCTCGACCCGCGAGGACCGCGGCGTGCCCGGCGGGCGCGGTGTCGGCCTCGCGCTGATCCGGCAGATCGCTCGCGCACACGGCGGCGATGTTCACCTCGCCAGCGCGCGTAGCGGATCGCCGCCACTGACCGGTGCCGAATTCATCGCCCGAATCCCCGGAGTACTGGTAGACAGCGAGATGCCATGGCCGCAACAGATCTGA